A genomic stretch from Malus domestica chromosome 15, GDT2T_hap1 includes:
- the LOC103454090 gene encoding sister chromatid cohesion protein PDS5 homolog B isoform X8, whose amino-acid sequence MAESALQLVSEIGTHLRRQTRPNKDFIVKSLRQAASALSQLEHASSAEACKKLEPLREAIVHGLLQHRDKDVRLLVAICVTEMFRAMAPEPPFADKYLRNVFKLIISTFVELADMESPLFSRRAKIVETVARCKCCVIMLDVDCNDLVLEMFNAFFSVVRQHHQQSLMNDILSIMVHILNEEASQPLLDVVLRNLVKEAKDADSASSQLAVSVIQTCADKLESFVCGFLTSCILDGDADGSELKEFYHEIIFKIFGCAPHMLLAVIPNLTQELLTDQVDVRLKAVNLIGKLFTLPDHHIAQRYHDLFVEFLKRFSDKSADVRVSALQCAKVCYVTNPSGTESQEVLPALESRLLDFDDRVRTQAVIVACDLAMSNTRCFPPKIISQTTERLRDKKIPVRKKALQKLMEVYRDYCNKCFKGSMTISDHFEQIPCKILMLCFDKDCMDFRSQNMELVLAEDLFPAGLSVHEITRHWIHLFSLFTPLHIKALNSILSQKQRLQSEMQTYLANRKKEKGSNSEEMQKRYKVQFSKMAVSFADPSRAEECFEKFNQMKDNNIFNSLALLLDDLQFKEARASRDKFLNMIGGKHQNFEFLRTLSSKCSYNIFSAAHVCCILDDLSSNSPGKRNLEASSVRLLLSITSFFPTLLRGSEVQLQKLLKETDPINDKLIEVLAKAGPHIFVKLSEIYPFLKRVCLEGTRVQSKYAVSAIAALVDHSKQLIFQDLCKELVDSLLVGQNIPTVLQSLGCLAQHSVSTFQSQVGEITHYIYQKMFQVNSSDFIDSCDDASGSSDSCKLKIYGLKTLVKSFLPHRGTHTKQQINELEDYSKWQIDELWDILSIMLQKGETAEGITSCESDKACIRLAAAKSVLRLARRWDFHISPEIFHFTILMAKDDSPLVRRSFLDKTHKLLKEHVIPSRYACAFAMATSDCLKDLQDDSLKYIAEFVKDYSREAQVRQISGVQEGLNTDFPAYIVVFLIHILAHDTGFPPEDCQDEKAYAQFCGPLLGLLQVLVNASNADGALDVAKDSVLYLICIFRAIKRAEDAIDTELTGKLHILAEIGHSFVTLTNHNALSSLHAPGKIFLPSSLYKSNSRCLTQSCFDEYFFKRVVDIFKSNLSLPAGALPRRGRKCQEDITQSGVVKDSKHIVTSSKIVNLCNDGEAEPRKAEKQGTCRGGCRRKRDLSPNDSGIGYQNGLSKKSDITLEKEILSSCDSVATVGGSNVTVQNIKKNTIPLMGNVNVKRSINVESNDPRSNLKGPCSLKEIGKKAEALIGQRIKFLSPEDKCFYSGTVDGYNTQNNTYKITCDGSGDVQLVCLESKSWEPISEGSLEERKRKLGKKAFVDTSASEVTNVNEDAVARRTRRQKKLNEL is encoded by the exons ATGGCCGAGTCCGCGCTGCAACTCGTCTCCGAAATCGGCACCCACCTCCGCCGCCAAACGCGCCCAAACAAGGACTTCATCGTCAAATCTCTCCGA CAAGCTGCAAGTGCTTTGTCGCAGTTAGAACATGCTTCTTCGGCTGAAGCTTGTAAGAAGTTGGAGCCCCTGAGAGAAGCTATTGTGCATGGCTTGCTTCAGCATAGGGATAAGGACGTCAGGCTTCTTGTGGCCATCTGTGTAACTGAAATGTTTCGGGCTATGGCACCCGAACCCCCTTTTGCGGACAAATATCTAAGG AACGTTTTTAAACTCATTATCAGCACGTTCGTCGAGCTAGCTGATATGGAGAGCCCGCTCTTTTCGAGGAGGGCCAAAATAGTAGAGACTGTTGCGCGATGTAAATGTTGTGTGATCATGTTGGATGTTGACTGCAATGATCTAGTTCTCGAAATGTTCAATGCCTTCTTCTCTGTTGTGAG GCAACATCATCAGCAGAGTTTGATGAATGATATTTTGTCTATAATGGTTCATATACTAAACGAGGAAGCTTCTCAGCCACTTTTGGATGTGGTTCTACGAAATCTTGTGAAGGAGGCAAAG GATGCAGATTCTGCTTCTTCTCAGCTTGCAGTTTCTGTGATCCAAACATGTGCAGACAAACTTGAGTCCTTTGTTTGTGGGTTTCTGACATCTTGTATTTTGGATGGAGATGCTGATGGGAGTGAGCTCAAGGAATTTTACCATgaaatcatttttaaaatttttgggTGTGCTCCTCATATGCTTCTTGCTGTCATTCCAAATTTGACTCAAGAGTTACTG ACTGATCAGGTTGATGTCCGACTCAAAGCTGTTAATTTAATTGGAAAACTTTTCACACTGCCTGATCACCATATTGCACAAAGGTATCATGACCTCTTCGTTGAGTTTTTGAAAAGATTTTCGGATAAATCTGCGGACGTTAGAGTTAGTGCTCTACAATGTGCTAAAGTTTGCTATGTGACCAACCCCTCTGGGACGGAATCACAAGAAGTTCTCC CTGCCCTTGAAAGTCGGCTACTAGATTTTGATGATAGGGTGAGAACACAGGCAGTGATTGTTGCCTGTGATCTTGCCATGTCTAATACGAGATGCTTTCCTCCCAAAATAATATCTCAGACCACTGAAAGACTTAGGGATAAGAAG ATACCCGTTAGAAAGAAAGCTTTGCAGAAGTTGATGGAAGTATATCGAGATTATTGTAACAAATGCTTTAAAGGCTCTATGACAATCAGTGACCACTTTGAACAGATTCCTTGTAAAATATTGATGCTATGCTTTGATAAAGATTGTATGGATTTCAG GTCCCAAAATATGGAGCTTGTTCTTGCAGAAGATCTATTTCCAGCTGGTCTTTCAGTTCATGAAATTACAAGGCACTGGATCCACTTGTTTTCTCTTTTCACCCCACTTCATATAAAGGCTTTGAACTCTATTTTATCTCAGAAACAAAG GTTGCAAAGTGAGATGCAAACTTATTTAGCCAATCGAAAGAAAGAGAAG GGGAGTAATTCAGAAGAGATGCAGAAGAGATATAAAGTTCAGTTCTCAAAAATGGCAGTCTCCTTTGCAGACCCTTCAAGAGCAGAAGAGTGCTTTGAAAAATTTAACCAAATGAAAGATAATAACATTTTTAATTCACTGGCTCTGTTATTGGATGACCTGCAATTTAAAGAAGCCCGTGCAAGCAGA GACAAATTTCTGAATATGATTGGCGGGAAACATcagaattttgagtttttacgAACACTTTCCTCAAAATGCTCTTATAATATATTCAGTGCAGCGCATGTTTGCTGTATTCTAGATGATCTATCCAGTAACAGTCCTGGAAAGAGAAACTTGGAGGCTTCTTCTGTCAGACTTCTGCTG TCAATCACCAGCTTTTTCCCAACACTCTTAAGAGGTTCAGAAGTGCAACTTCAGAAGTTATTAAAGGAGACGGACCCAATTAATGATAAGTTGATTGAAGTGTTAGCCAAAGCAGGCCCTCACATATTTGTTAAACTCAG TGAAATCTACCCCTTTCTGAAGAGGGTTTGTCTGGAGGGGACTCGCGTTCAGTCAAAATATGCTGTTTCAGCAATTGCTGCTTTAGTTGATCATTCAAAGCAATTGATTTTCCAAGATCTATGTAAG GAACTTGTGGATTCTCTACTAGTTGGGCAGAACATACCAACAGTGTTACAGTCCTTGGGATGTCTTGCACAGCATTCTGTTTCAACATTCCAAAGCCAAGTTGGAGAGATCACCCATTATATATATCAAAAAATGTTCCAA GTGAACTCTTCAGATTTTATAGACTCTTGTGATGATGCATCCGGGTCTAGTGATTCTTGCAAATTAAAG ATATATGGCCTGAAAACACTTGTCAAGAGCTTCTTGCCACACAGGGGAACTCACACCAAACAGCAAATTAATGAGCTTGAGGACTACAGCAAATGGCAAATTGATGAGCTCTGGGACATTTTGTCAATAATGCTGCAAAAGGGAGAAACTGCTGAGGGTATCACCTCATG TGAAAGTGATAAGGCTTGTATTAGATTAGCTGCTGCAAAGTCTGTTCTCCGGCTTGCTCGAAGATGGGATTTCCATATTTCTCCAGAGATCTTTCACTTTACAATTTTAATGGCAAAG GATGATTCTCCATTGGTGAGAAGATCATTTCTTGATAAAACTCACAAATTACTGAAGGAGCATGTTATACCTAGTAGATATGCATGTGCTTTCGCAATGGCCACTTCAGATTGCCTCAAGGATCTGCAGGATGAT TCGTTAAAATATATTGCAGAATTTGTCAAAGATTACAGTAGAGAAGCTCAAGTGCGTCAAATCTCTGGAGTCCAAGAAGGATTAAACACTGATTTTCCAGCATACATAGTGGTGTTCTTGATCCATATTCTTGCTCATGATACAGGCTTCCCACCTGAAGACTGTCAAGATGAAAAAGCATATGCTCAGTTTTGcgg TCCACTGTTAGGTTTATTGCAGGTTTTAGTCAATGCTAGTAATGCTGACGGGGCTCTGGATGTTGCCAAGGATTCTGTCTTGTATTTGATTTGCATTTTTCGTGCAATTAAGAGAGCTGAGGATGCTATAGACACTGAATTAACCGGT AAGCTGCATATTCTGGCAGAAATTGGGCATTCTTTTGTGACGTTAACAAATCACAATGCCCTCTCCTCATTACATGCTCCTGGGAAAATTTTTCTACCATCATCCTTATATAAA TCCAATTCAAGATGCCTCACTCAATCATGTTTTGATGAGTACTTTTTCAAAAGAGTAGTTGACATATTTAAATCAAATCTCTCTTTG CCTGCCGGTGCTCTTCCTAGACGTGGGCGTAAATGTCAAGAGGATATCACACAATCTGGTGTTGTCAAGGACAGCAAACATATCGTAACATCTTCCAAGATAGTTAATTTGTGCAATGATGGGGAAGCTGAACCCCGAAAGGCTGAGAAACAAGGCACCTGTAGGGGAGGATGTAGAAGAAAACGGGATCTCTCTCCAAATGATTCTGGTATTGGTTACCAGAATGGTTTATCTAAAAAATCTGATATTACTTTGGAAAAAGAAATACTTTCATCCTGTGATTCTGTGGCTACAGTCGGTGGATCAAATGTCACTGTccagaatattaaaaaaaataccatTCCATTGATGGGAAATGTTAATGTGAAAAGAAGCATTAATGTGGAATCCAATGACCCCAGATCGAATCTAAAGGGTCCTTGCAGCTTAAAG GAAATTGGTAAGAAGGCTGAGGCATTGATTGGGCAAAGGATCAAATTTTTGTCTCCAGAAGATAAATG TTTTTATTCAGGTACAGTGGATGGTTATAATACTCAAAACAATACATACAAG ATCACATGTGATGGTAGCGGGGATGTTCAATTAGTATGCTTGGAAAGTAAGAGCTGGGAACCTATAAGTGAGGGTTCACTGGAGGAAAGG AAACGAAAGCTGGGGAAAAAAGCTTTTGTGGACACCTCGGCATCAGAAGTTACTAATGTAAATGAGGATGCT GTGGCTAGAAGAACTCGAAGACAAAAGAAACTAAATGAGCTATGA
- the LOC103454090 gene encoding sister chromatid cohesion protein PDS5 homolog B isoform X7 — MAESALQLVSEIGTHLRRQTRPNKDFIVKSLRQAASALSQLEHASSAEACKKLEPLREAIVHGLLQHRDKDVRLLVAICVTEMFRAMAPEPPFADKYLRNVFKLIISTFVELADMESPLFSRRAKIVETVARCKCCVIMLDVDCNDLVLEMFNAFFSVVRQHHQQSLMNDILSIMVHILNEEASQPLLDVVLRNLVKEAKDADSASSQLAVSVIQTCADKLESFVCGFLTSCILDGDADGSELKEFYHEIIFKIFGCAPHMLLAVIPNLTQELLTDQVDVRLKAVNLIGKLFTLPDHHIAQRYHDLFVEFLKRFSDKSADVRVSALQCAKVCYVTNPSGTESQEVLPALESRLLDFDDRVRTQAVIVACDLAMSNTRCFPPKIISQTTERLRDKKIPVRKKALQKLMEVYRDYCNKCFKGSMTISDHFEQIPCKILMLCFDKDCMDFRSQNMELVLAEDLFPAGLSVHEITRHWIHLFSLFTPLHIKALNSILSQKQRLQSEMQTYLANRKKEKGSNSEEMQKRYKVQFSKMAVSFADPSRAEECFEKFNQMKDNNIFNSLALLLDDLQFKEARASRDKFLNMIGGKHQNFEFLRTLSSKCSYNIFSAAHVCCILDDLSSNSPGKRNLEASSVRLLLSITSFFPTLLRGSEVQLQKLLKETDPINDKLIEVLAKAGPHIFVKLSEIYPFLKRVCLEGTRVQSKYAVSAIAALVDHSKQLIFQDLCKELVDSLLVGQNIPTVLQSLGCLAQHSVSTFQSQVGEITHYIYQKMFQVNSSDFIDSCDDASGSSDSCKLKIYGLKTLVKSFLPHRGTHTKQQINELEDYSKWQIDELWDILSIMLQKGETAEGITSCSESDKACIRLAAAKSVLRLARRWDFHISPEIFHFTILMAKDDSPLVRRSFLDKTHKLLKEHVIPSRYACAFAMATSDCLKDLQDDSLKYIAEFVKDYSREAQVRQISGVQEGLNTDFPAYIVVFLIHILAHDTGFPPEDCQDEKAYAQFCGPLLGLLQVLVNASNADGALDVAKDSVLYLICIFRAIKRAEDAIDTELTGKLHILAEIGHSFVTLTNHNALSSLHAPGKIFLPSSLYKSNSRCLTQSCFDEYFFKRVVDIFKSNLSLPAGALPRRGRKCQEDITQSGVVKDSKHIVTSSKIVNLCNDGEAEPRKAEKQGTCRGGCRRKRDLSPNDSGIGYQNGLSKKSDITLEKEILSSCDSVATVGGSNVTVQNIKKNTIPLMGNVNVKRSINVESNDPRSNLKGPCSLKEIGKKAEALIGQRIKFLSPEDKCFYSGTVDGYNTQNNTYKITCDGSGDVQLVCLESKSWEPISEGSLEERKRKLGKKAFVDTSASEVTNVNEDAVARRTRRQKKLNEL, encoded by the exons ATGGCCGAGTCCGCGCTGCAACTCGTCTCCGAAATCGGCACCCACCTCCGCCGCCAAACGCGCCCAAACAAGGACTTCATCGTCAAATCTCTCCGA CAAGCTGCAAGTGCTTTGTCGCAGTTAGAACATGCTTCTTCGGCTGAAGCTTGTAAGAAGTTGGAGCCCCTGAGAGAAGCTATTGTGCATGGCTTGCTTCAGCATAGGGATAAGGACGTCAGGCTTCTTGTGGCCATCTGTGTAACTGAAATGTTTCGGGCTATGGCACCCGAACCCCCTTTTGCGGACAAATATCTAAGG AACGTTTTTAAACTCATTATCAGCACGTTCGTCGAGCTAGCTGATATGGAGAGCCCGCTCTTTTCGAGGAGGGCCAAAATAGTAGAGACTGTTGCGCGATGTAAATGTTGTGTGATCATGTTGGATGTTGACTGCAATGATCTAGTTCTCGAAATGTTCAATGCCTTCTTCTCTGTTGTGAG GCAACATCATCAGCAGAGTTTGATGAATGATATTTTGTCTATAATGGTTCATATACTAAACGAGGAAGCTTCTCAGCCACTTTTGGATGTGGTTCTACGAAATCTTGTGAAGGAGGCAAAG GATGCAGATTCTGCTTCTTCTCAGCTTGCAGTTTCTGTGATCCAAACATGTGCAGACAAACTTGAGTCCTTTGTTTGTGGGTTTCTGACATCTTGTATTTTGGATGGAGATGCTGATGGGAGTGAGCTCAAGGAATTTTACCATgaaatcatttttaaaatttttgggTGTGCTCCTCATATGCTTCTTGCTGTCATTCCAAATTTGACTCAAGAGTTACTG ACTGATCAGGTTGATGTCCGACTCAAAGCTGTTAATTTAATTGGAAAACTTTTCACACTGCCTGATCACCATATTGCACAAAGGTATCATGACCTCTTCGTTGAGTTTTTGAAAAGATTTTCGGATAAATCTGCGGACGTTAGAGTTAGTGCTCTACAATGTGCTAAAGTTTGCTATGTGACCAACCCCTCTGGGACGGAATCACAAGAAGTTCTCC CTGCCCTTGAAAGTCGGCTACTAGATTTTGATGATAGGGTGAGAACACAGGCAGTGATTGTTGCCTGTGATCTTGCCATGTCTAATACGAGATGCTTTCCTCCCAAAATAATATCTCAGACCACTGAAAGACTTAGGGATAAGAAG ATACCCGTTAGAAAGAAAGCTTTGCAGAAGTTGATGGAAGTATATCGAGATTATTGTAACAAATGCTTTAAAGGCTCTATGACAATCAGTGACCACTTTGAACAGATTCCTTGTAAAATATTGATGCTATGCTTTGATAAAGATTGTATGGATTTCAG GTCCCAAAATATGGAGCTTGTTCTTGCAGAAGATCTATTTCCAGCTGGTCTTTCAGTTCATGAAATTACAAGGCACTGGATCCACTTGTTTTCTCTTTTCACCCCACTTCATATAAAGGCTTTGAACTCTATTTTATCTCAGAAACAAAG GTTGCAAAGTGAGATGCAAACTTATTTAGCCAATCGAAAGAAAGAGAAG GGGAGTAATTCAGAAGAGATGCAGAAGAGATATAAAGTTCAGTTCTCAAAAATGGCAGTCTCCTTTGCAGACCCTTCAAGAGCAGAAGAGTGCTTTGAAAAATTTAACCAAATGAAAGATAATAACATTTTTAATTCACTGGCTCTGTTATTGGATGACCTGCAATTTAAAGAAGCCCGTGCAAGCAGA GACAAATTTCTGAATATGATTGGCGGGAAACATcagaattttgagtttttacgAACACTTTCCTCAAAATGCTCTTATAATATATTCAGTGCAGCGCATGTTTGCTGTATTCTAGATGATCTATCCAGTAACAGTCCTGGAAAGAGAAACTTGGAGGCTTCTTCTGTCAGACTTCTGCTG TCAATCACCAGCTTTTTCCCAACACTCTTAAGAGGTTCAGAAGTGCAACTTCAGAAGTTATTAAAGGAGACGGACCCAATTAATGATAAGTTGATTGAAGTGTTAGCCAAAGCAGGCCCTCACATATTTGTTAAACTCAG TGAAATCTACCCCTTTCTGAAGAGGGTTTGTCTGGAGGGGACTCGCGTTCAGTCAAAATATGCTGTTTCAGCAATTGCTGCTTTAGTTGATCATTCAAAGCAATTGATTTTCCAAGATCTATGTAAG GAACTTGTGGATTCTCTACTAGTTGGGCAGAACATACCAACAGTGTTACAGTCCTTGGGATGTCTTGCACAGCATTCTGTTTCAACATTCCAAAGCCAAGTTGGAGAGATCACCCATTATATATATCAAAAAATGTTCCAA GTGAACTCTTCAGATTTTATAGACTCTTGTGATGATGCATCCGGGTCTAGTGATTCTTGCAAATTAAAG ATATATGGCCTGAAAACACTTGTCAAGAGCTTCTTGCCACACAGGGGAACTCACACCAAACAGCAAATTAATGAGCTTGAGGACTACAGCAAATGGCAAATTGATGAGCTCTGGGACATTTTGTCAATAATGCTGCAAAAGGGAGAAACTGCTGAGGGTATCACCTCATG CAGTGAAAGTGATAAGGCTTGTATTAGATTAGCTGCTGCAAAGTCTGTTCTCCGGCTTGCTCGAAGATGGGATTTCCATATTTCTCCAGAGATCTTTCACTTTACAATTTTAATGGCAAAG GATGATTCTCCATTGGTGAGAAGATCATTTCTTGATAAAACTCACAAATTACTGAAGGAGCATGTTATACCTAGTAGATATGCATGTGCTTTCGCAATGGCCACTTCAGATTGCCTCAAGGATCTGCAGGATGAT TCGTTAAAATATATTGCAGAATTTGTCAAAGATTACAGTAGAGAAGCTCAAGTGCGTCAAATCTCTGGAGTCCAAGAAGGATTAAACACTGATTTTCCAGCATACATAGTGGTGTTCTTGATCCATATTCTTGCTCATGATACAGGCTTCCCACCTGAAGACTGTCAAGATGAAAAAGCATATGCTCAGTTTTGcgg TCCACTGTTAGGTTTATTGCAGGTTTTAGTCAATGCTAGTAATGCTGACGGGGCTCTGGATGTTGCCAAGGATTCTGTCTTGTATTTGATTTGCATTTTTCGTGCAATTAAGAGAGCTGAGGATGCTATAGACACTGAATTAACCGGT AAGCTGCATATTCTGGCAGAAATTGGGCATTCTTTTGTGACGTTAACAAATCACAATGCCCTCTCCTCATTACATGCTCCTGGGAAAATTTTTCTACCATCATCCTTATATAAA TCCAATTCAAGATGCCTCACTCAATCATGTTTTGATGAGTACTTTTTCAAAAGAGTAGTTGACATATTTAAATCAAATCTCTCTTTG CCTGCCGGTGCTCTTCCTAGACGTGGGCGTAAATGTCAAGAGGATATCACACAATCTGGTGTTGTCAAGGACAGCAAACATATCGTAACATCTTCCAAGATAGTTAATTTGTGCAATGATGGGGAAGCTGAACCCCGAAAGGCTGAGAAACAAGGCACCTGTAGGGGAGGATGTAGAAGAAAACGGGATCTCTCTCCAAATGATTCTGGTATTGGTTACCAGAATGGTTTATCTAAAAAATCTGATATTACTTTGGAAAAAGAAATACTTTCATCCTGTGATTCTGTGGCTACAGTCGGTGGATCAAATGTCACTGTccagaatattaaaaaaaataccatTCCATTGATGGGAAATGTTAATGTGAAAAGAAGCATTAATGTGGAATCCAATGACCCCAGATCGAATCTAAAGGGTCCTTGCAGCTTAAAG GAAATTGGTAAGAAGGCTGAGGCATTGATTGGGCAAAGGATCAAATTTTTGTCTCCAGAAGATAAATG TTTTTATTCAGGTACAGTGGATGGTTATAATACTCAAAACAATACATACAAG ATCACATGTGATGGTAGCGGGGATGTTCAATTAGTATGCTTGGAAAGTAAGAGCTGGGAACCTATAAGTGAGGGTTCACTGGAGGAAAGG AAACGAAAGCTGGGGAAAAAAGCTTTTGTGGACACCTCGGCATCAGAAGTTACTAATGTAAATGAGGATGCT GTGGCTAGAAGAACTCGAAGACAAAAGAAACTAAATGAGCTATGA